The Flammeovirga yaeyamensis genome segment TATTTCTCGTGAATACGGTTCAGCTGTAAGAAAAGTAGGACAAATGTTAGTCAATAAGCTCAATCAAGAAAAGATTGGTTTCGAGCTTCTCAATAAGAAATGGATACTTATTGATACAAGTGTCATTCGTGATTTATCCCAAGAGCTTTCCTTAGACTACAAAGCCATCAAAGAGTATGTTCCTCAAGAAAAGAAAGGCTTAGTTGAGCAGATTATTCATTCCTTTAGTCCTGACTATAATAAATTAGATGGGCATCTAGATAAAGCTTTAGAAACAGTACTTAATGCCTATTTCGATAGAGGTAATGTCGTTATTTTAGGACGAGGTGCTGAATATTTCGCAAGCGAACTACAAAATGCTTTACGTATAAAAATCAATAGTACTTTTCAGTTTAGAATCGCACAAATAATGAATAACCATGGTTTGAGTTATCAAGATGCTAAAATGAAAATGCTCAAAAATGCCAAATTAAGAAATGATTTCCTTGAACATATTAAAAAAGGAAAGCCTGATACATATACCTCTGTTATTGATAGATCGAGATTAGACGATAATACACTTGCAGATTATCTCATGTCTTTTACAAGTGCTAAAGTAAAAGATATTAAAAGA includes the following:
- a CDS encoding cytidylate kinase-like family protein codes for the protein MKTNILDQFLRKLELDFAGSSNATQKRKGVIVTISREYGSAVRKVGQMLVNKLNQEKIGFELLNKKWILIDTSVIRDLSQELSLDYKAIKEYVPQEKKGLVEQIIHSFSPDYNKLDGHLDKALETVLNAYFDRGNVVILGRGAEYFASELQNALRIKINSTFQFRIAQIMNNHGLSYQDAKMKMLKNAKLRNDFLEHIKKGKPDTYTSVIDRSRLDDNTLADYLMSFTSAKVKDIKREIDAKKKMKVVH